GGCAACATGTGCCGCCACATGATGCGGTTGTCACTGGCACCCAGACTCTTGGCCGCCGACACAAAGTCCTGCTCACGGACACTCAATAGCTGCCCGCGTGTGGTGCGCGCCAGGCCACCCCAGCCGATAAAGGCCAGAATTCCCAGAATCACGTACAGCGCAAAGATCGGGTTGATTTCTTTGGGAAAAATACTGCGCAGCAGTAGTAGCAGGAACAGCGTGGGAATTGAAGACAGCACCTCGACGAAACGCATGATGATCGTATCTACAATTCCGCCGAAATAGGCCGCTGCAGCACCCATAAACAGGCCAATCAGGGTGGTGATGATGACGGCGGCCAGGCCAATCGTCAGGCTAATCTGCGAGGCATATAGGGTACGGCTCAGGAGGTCGCGGCCCAGATCCTCGGCGCCGAACAGATAGACGTTGCAATCGGAGTTACCTGTGCCGAACAGGTGAAGATTGCCTGGAATCAGGCCCAGAATCCTATAGCTGTCGCCGCGAACACCAAAATAAATTGGGCACTTTTCCGCTGATGGACGGTATTCATTGACAAACGTATCTGGGTTGAGCTGCTGGGTGTACTTGTAGACAAAGGGCCGCCCAAACGCTCCGGTTTGCGCGTCACGAAACTGGATGGGGGTTGGCGGGTGAAAACGGGTGATGTTGCTGGTCGAGTAATTGGACAGCCCACTGGGCGCCAGAAACGGCGCGAACAGCGCCATCAGATACAGCAGAATCAGGAGACTGCCGCCAATCTGGGCCAGGCGGTTTTTCCTGAACTGACTCCAGGCCACGGAAAACTGCGACTGGCCCTGAACGCGCACACGCTTTTGAACAACAGGAACTGTGGTGGTCACGCTTTTCAACCAACCTTGATGCGGGGGTCAACGACCGCCAGGAGAATGTCACTCAGGGCGTTGCCCAGAATGAGAAGCACTGTACCGATGACTGTAAAGCCCGCAATCAGGTACAGATCCTGAGCACCCAAGGCTTCAAGAATCATGGGCGTGATGCCCGGATACCCGAACACGACTTCCAACAGGCCTGCTCCACTAATGGCAGCAGGCAGCAGGCTGCCAATTCCGGCAACAATGGGCAGAATCGCATTGCGGAAAGTGTGCTTCCAGATGGCTGTATTTTCAGAAACACCTTTGGCACGGGCAGTACGGATGTAATCGGCGCGCATCACTTCCAGCATCTGCCCACGGATGACGCGGGTCAGGCCAGCCGCGTCACTGATGGCCAGCACCAGTGCAGGAATCAGGAGGTGGCTGAGGATGTCCAGAACCTGCCTGAACTGGCTGAGGTCATTGAAGCCTGCACTGGTCATGCCGCCAAAAGGCAGGTCTATTCTGCCGCCGGTAATCCGCTTGAGTTCGAGAATACCGAAAATCACAATCAACGCCAGAAAAAAGCTAGGAAAGCCCAGCAAAAAGTAGAGCACCACGTTGACGGACTTATCGGCAAGAGAGTTCTGCCGCACTGCGCCGTACACACCCAGAGGAATAGAAATCGCATAAAAGAAGACTGTAGTCAGAAGCACCAGCCACAGCGAATTCACGATGCGCGGCTTCATCACGTCCAGTGCCGGCTGCTGATACATAAACGACAGTCCGAAATCGAAGTTGAACAGCATGTTCTTCATCCAGAGGAAATACTGCTCGATGGGATGGCGGTCAAGGCCAAAATTCCGTTCCAGGTTGGCGATCTGCTCGGGACTAATGTTCGGGTTGAGTTTTGCCGGGGTCAAAAAGTCGCCAGGCGCCAGCTGAATGATGAAAAAAATCAGCAGGCTGGCGAGAAAGAGGGTGGGGATGGACTGCACCACCCGCCGCAGCAGAAATGGAATCATGGACGTACTCCGTGGGTTTTCATGGATGTGGGGGGCAGTCCGCGCGGGCGAACCACCCCCCGTTGGGAGCAGAGATGCTCTGGTTTTACTTGATGAATGTCAGGGCGTTGAAGCGGTGGCCGTAGTAGGCGTCCATCATGGCCGCTGGGAACTCGCCGCCCAGACGCTCGTTGAAGGCCACGTGGAAGTTGGCGCCCACAAGGTAGATGACGGGCTGCAGCTCGCCTTCGGTCTTCATGAGCTGAGCGCCAATCGCGCGGCGGCGGGCGTCGTTCAGCTCGGCGTCACCCTGGTAGTACAGCTTGGTCATCAGCTGTTCCTGGCTGGTCAGGCACTTACCGCTGGTGGGGTTGTTGTAGGAGTGCAGGTTGCTGCCGCAGGGCACGACGTTGTTGCCGAAGCTCCAGACGTTGCTGCCGCCCGACAGGCCTAGCAAGATGGCGTCGAAGGGACGGTTCTCGCCCTTGGCCGTGAGTTGGCTGACCAGCGCGTTGAAGTCAATGGGCGTGAAGTTCACCTTGACGCCAACCTTCTTGGCTTCGTCGGCAAAGATGCGGCCCAGTTGCTCGCGCACGGTGTTACCTGCATTGGTGCTCAGGTTGAATTCCAGTACCTTGCCTGCGCTGTTCTGCAAGTAACCCTGGGCATTCTTCTTCGAGTAACCCAGCTGGGCCAGCAGGCGGCTGGCCTCGGCCAAGTTGTACTTGTACTGCGGCGCGCCGGCAGCCACACCCGCATCAATCTGCTGGCGGAAGATTGGGTACACGCTGTAGTAGGTGGGGGTGCCGAGACCACCCAGGGCCAGCTGCACCATCGCGTCGCGGTTGGCAATGTGGCTCATGGCGCGGCGGAAGCGCACGTCACGGAACAGCTTCTGTTTGGCCGCGTCACCGTCTTTGTTCCAGTTGAAGGTGATCCACTGGCTGGTGGCCTGTGGGCTGGCGTTGGCCTTCAGGAAGGCCTTGAGGCTGCCGTTGTCAATGGCGCGCTTGGTCTGGGCCAAGTCGTCGGCGTTACGCATGGGCACCGTGTCCACCTGACCGGCCAGGAACGCGGCCAGTTGGGCGTTGGCATCTGCAAAGATACGCACGGACATGGTGTTCAGGTAAGGCAGCTCCTGACCACGGCTGTCTTTGTTCCAGTCGCCCCAGTAGGTGTTCTTCTTGAACACAGTGCGCTCGCCGGCGCGGTAGGACTCCAGCGTCCAGGTGCCGGGCGAGACAATCTGACTCGCTGGGGTGGCCAGGGTCCACAGCTTCTTGACGGCGTCGGCGCCGCCGCTGCGGTATGCCGCACCGAAGATATGGTCAGGCCAGGGCGTGAAGGACATGATGCCCAGGGCCGAGGCGCTGGTCTGCGGGAAGTCAAACTGAATGGTGTAGTTGTCAATCTTCTTGAGGGTGATGGGCTTGCCCGCCAGGAAGAAGCTGTCGCGGCTGTTGCTACCGACCTTATCGTCAGTGTGAATCTTCCAAGTGGTGATGAAGTCGTCAACCGTAATGTCCTTGCCATCACTGAACTTCATGCCCTGGCGAATCTTGACTACAAACCGTTTGTTGTTGTTGCTGATCACCGCTGGAGCAGCGGCCATGTACGGAATGAACTCATCGTTGCGGGGATCCTGGGTGAACAGACCACTGCCCGAACCCATGCGGATGGGAATGCTGTCTGCTTCACTGCTGGTAAATGGGTTAAACGACTTGAAGTCCGAGAACTGGGCCAGACGCAACTCGCCGCCACGCTTATTGGCCGTGTTCGGCTCAGCAGTCCAGGCATTGGGCCAGGTAAAGGTGGACTGTGACTGTGCAGCGGCCGTGCCGACACTCAGGGCCAGAGCAAGGGTCAGGATCTTCTTCATAGGTTCCTCCGAAAAGTTGCAGCTGTGGAATATGACAACGCGCCGGCTCACGCCGGGAGTAGCATTGAAAAGGGGTTTTCCAGCGAGGCCAACTATATGGAATGGCTTAGATTTGGTCAAGGTACGCCGCAACAATACAGAGGGCCGTCATGGCAAGGTCAGCCCAAACTTACAATTACGACCCGGCCTGAACAGAATTCCCAGCGACATCACAAAAAGCCCGCCACACCACATGTGACGGGCCAGAGCGAAGAACAGGTTTTCAGCGCGACACGAAACTAATCAGCAGCGCCAGCAGCATGAAAAACCCACCCAGTACACTGGTGATGCGAATCAGGCCACCCTCGACACCGCGCCCACCCAGCAGGGAACCGCCTGACGCCATGCTGGCCGAGAGCCCCGCCTGCTTGGGCACTTGCAGCAGTACGAAAAACACCAGCGCCAGGCACGCCAGCGCAAACAGCACGATAAACAGGTTCAGAATCATGACAGACCTCGGGGAAAGAGAGCCAGAACTCTGCTGGCCAATAGGTCACGGTATAGCACGGCCACGCCTGCTCTAGCCGGTCAGTCCCTACTTGCGGCGCACCCGCCGCGCGCCGTGGTCTGGCCGCACACCATCGGCCATCAAGTGCAACCACTGGCTGAGGTAATACCCCACCAGCAGCGGCGCGGCAACCTTCCAGCTCAGCGGCTCGGGCAAGGTAGGAAGCGTCAACCCCGGCACCAGATAGGTCAGCAGACCCAGCACCAACGCCACGATCAGTGCCACGTAGAGCAGACGAGTGAGCGGCCCCACCAGCCAGGTGTGTGACCACCCCCGGTGACTAAAGAGCATGCCGTAAGGCACCCACAGCACCCCCAAGACCCCCCAGTGCCGCTTGCTGTCCACTCGCCCCTCGGCCAGGTCAAGGTCGGGCGACAGAAGAAACGTGCCAGCAGCGTAGGCCAGCGTGAACCACAGGCCCTGAGCGGGCGTCACCACCACGGCTTCCAGCCGGGAAGCCACCAGCGTAGCCGCGGCCAACACGCTATAGGCCGCAATATTGATCAGGTTATGCACTCGTCCACTGGGCACGCGCGCCATTGTGCCAGACCTGTCCAGTGGGATGCACCAGGCTTCATGCACCCTCAGAAAACTTCAGGCATCCTGAGGTCACATGCCCAACTTGCTGCCCCGCCTGCCCGGCCTGCTGCTGCTGACCGCCCTGCTGGCCGCGTGTAATCCGACCCCGACGCCCAGCGATGCCCTTGACGCCCGCACCGTCCCACTGGCCCAGGCCGCCAGCGGCAGTACGAGCGTTCCATTCGCGGGGCAGTGGCGAGTCACTGACCGCCCGGACTGGCTCAGCGTCACCCCTCTGTCTGGGCAGGGAAATGTCACCCTGACCATCACGGCCGACCGCGCGGCAGCCACGCCCCTGAAGGCCAATCAGTCCGAGCTCAGTGGGCAGATCAAGATTGAATGGACCTCCGGCACGGGCAGCGCGGCCAAATCAGGGGCGGCACTCTGGACGGTCACCGCTCAGCAGTTTGAACTGGGTGGGCGCCTGGTCGCCCCTGCTCAGGCCCAGGGTCAGGACGCGCAGTCTGCGGCGTCGCTCAGGACACAGGCCCCAGCCGGCGCTGCACGCGGCATCATTGTGAAATACCGAAGCGCCAGCCTGAAAGCGCAGAGCGACGCCGCCTTGGACGCTCTTCAGGGGGGCCGGCGTGCGCTGGAAGCCGCTGGGCTCAGGGTAATGGCTGCCTCACCCCTGGGCGCGGCGAGTGCCCGGCTGGAGGTGGCGAACGTGGACGCCGCTCTGGCGGCCCTGCGCGCTGACCCTCAAGTCGAATACGCCGTGCCCAACGCTGTCCTGAGCGCTCAGGCCCAGCCCGTCGTGCCCAGCGACCAGTTTGCCAGCCTGCAATGGGCCTACCCTTTGATGGGGTACGGCGGCGTGTGGCGCGACATGGAAGCAGGCGGCTACACCAAGCCCGTCACGGTGGCCGTCGTGGATACCGGCGTCCGTTTTGATCATCCTGACCTGAAGGGCCAGTTGTGGGGCCCAGGCGAGGGCGCCCTGGACGTGCTGCCCTTTACGGCCGGCGACGCCCAGACCTCGCCCTACGACAGCGGCGACGGCGACGGCCCCGACACCGACCCCACCGACCCCACCGTCCAGGGCCGCACCACAGGCAGTCACGGCACTCACGTCACCGGCATCATCGCCGCGCGCTGGGGCGACAATGGGGTGCCCTGTGATGGCTGTAGCCAGACTGGGGTGGTCGGTGCCAGCTACAAGGCCAATATCAAGGTGCTGCCGATTCGGGTGCTGGACGCGCAGGGCAACACCAGCGAGGCCGATGTGATTTCGGCGGTGCGCTACGCGGCGGGCTTGCCGGTCACCCTAGGCACCACCACCTACCGCAACCCCCACCCCGCGCAGGTCATCAACCTCAGCCTGGGCGGCGACATCAGCGCCGATACCGCCCGCCCCATGTGTGACGCCATTGCAGAGGCCCGCAGCGCCGGTTCGCTGGTCATTGCGGCGGCGGGCAACGGCTACGGCACCTCGCCCTACTATCCGGCGGCCTGCTCCGCGGCGGTGGCCGTGGGCAGCGTGACCCTCTCAGGCGGCAGCGCGCCGCAAAGGTCGAAGTTCAGTAACGCTTATCCCGAGGTGCAGCTCTCGGCGCCGGGCGGCGCTGAGCCCTACGGCGGCAACCGTTTTAACGGCGGAACCCTGAACGGTCAGCCTTTCCCAGACGTGATTCTCTCGACGGACTGGGACTACGTGAAGAACCAGCCCAATTACGCCGCCCAGGTGGGCACCAGCCAGGCCAGCCCGCAGGTGGCGGCCCTGGCGGCGCTACTCCTCAGTAAGGGCGTCACGACTGGCCCTGCCGACACGCTGGCCCGCCTGGTGGCCACGGCCACCGATCTGGGGGCCCAGGGCCGCGACGACCAGTTTGGCTACGGCATGGTCAACGCGGCCGCCGCCCTGAATGCGCCCGCAGTCAGCAGCACCCTGGGCCTGCGGCTGCAAAGCGCGCGCGGCCTGACCTTTCAGCCTGCTGTGGACGCGCTGGGCCGGTTCCAGGCGTACCTGGGCGACGGCACCTACCGCGTAATTGGCGGCCTGGACACCGACGGCAACGGCATTTACGGCGAAGCCCACGAGAAGCGGGTCGAGCGCGAGGTGACGCTGGCCCCGGCCTCGCCCCGCGTGGATGTCGGCGACCTGCAACCCCGCTAACCCCTAAGCGTTCAGTGCGCCGCTGAGCCTTGTCCTCAGCGGCGCACGTCTATCACGGTGCGGCCCCGCACACGCCCCGCCAGAATCTCTGGGGCCAACGTCGGCACCTCGCTCAGCCCCCGTGTCTGGGTGATGGGGGCCAGGCGCGCGGCAGGCAGATCACGGGCCAGGCGGGCCCAGGCGGCCTCCCGGCGCTCGGCCGGGCACGTCACCGAGTCCACGCCCAGCAGATTGACGCCGCGTAAAATCAGCGGAAACACCGTCGTCCGCAGGTCGTGCCCCCCCGCCAGCCCGCACACTGCCACCGAACCGTGGGTGCGGGTCGAGGCGTAGGCGCCAGCCAGGGTCGCGCCGCCGACGGTGTCCACCACGCCGGCCCAGCGCTCCTTTTCCAGGGGCCGGGTCAGGCCAGACACCTCCTCACGTCCTATCACGCGGGCGGCGCCCAGGTCGTGCAGGTAAGCTGCCTCCTCTGGGCGGCCAGTGCTGGCGACGACCTCATGGCCAGCAGCGGCCAGCAGCGCCACGGCGGTACTCCCCACGCCGCCCGCCGCACCCGTCACCAACACCTCACCCTGACCGGATTTCAGGCCAGCGGCCTCCAGCGCCAGCACAGCCAGCATGGCCGTAAAACCAGCTGTGCCCACACTCATGGCCCAGTGGGGCGTGGTCCCCGGAGGCAGGGCCACCAGCCAGTCGGGGCACACGCGGGCCAGCTCGGCATACCCCCCGTCCTGGCGCTCGCCTATTCCCCAGCCGGTCAGGAGGACGGGAGCGCCAGGGGCCCAGCGCCCAGAGCGGTCTTCCAGCACCGTGCCGGCCAGGTCAATGCCCGGTGTCATGGGATGCGCCTTCAGGACGCCCGGGTGGCCCAGCACCGCCAGGCCATCTTTGTAATTCAGGCTGGAGTGAGACACCGCCACCACCACGTCCCCGGCGGGCAATGCGCTGAGCGGCAGGGTCTGAAACTCGGCGTGCGTGCCCTGATCGTCTTGCTGAACACGCAGAGCGCGGAAGGTCGCAGGCAGGGTGGACATGGGGGGCAGGCTAGCGCGACCAGAGGCCCCGGCCTTGAGCGTCCATTCAGAGGCGCCCGTCTGAGCCGACGCCTCTGTGTTAGACTCCGCCCTGCATATGGAGCCTCCCAGTTCCGGCTCTCTGACCGCGCCCGGTGACGACCGCCAGGGAGCGGCGTTTTTGCTTGGCACCCCCCCACTGGTCACCGACGCCCTGACGCCCGAGCGGCGCCAGGCGGGCAGCATGTGCCTTGCGGATGACCCTGACGCGACCACGGAGCGCGTCCTTACATGAGTGACCTTTTTGGTATTCTCGCCCTGTTTTTTCTGGTGTTGATGAAC
Above is a genomic segment from Deinococcus betulae containing:
- a CDS encoding ABC transporter permease, which codes for MTTTVPVVQKRVRVQGQSQFSVAWSQFRKNRLAQIGGSLLILLYLMALFAPFLAPSGLSNYSTSNITRFHPPTPIQFRDAQTGAFGRPFVYKYTQQLNPDTFVNEYRPSAEKCPIYFGVRGDSYRILGLIPGNLHLFGTGNSDCNVYLFGAEDLGRDLLSRTLYASQISLTIGLAAVIITTLIGLFMGAAAAYFGGIVDTIIMRFVEVLSSIPTLFLLLLLRSIFPKEINPIFALYVILGILAFIGWGGLARTTRGQLLSVREQDFVSAAKSLGASDNRIMWRHMLPTMTTYVIVTTSLAIPGYILLESGLSFLGIGAVEPYASWGSLLKLAQDGGLSSLNIRPWVLIPGFFIVFTVMCFQLLGDGLRDAFDPRKRS
- a CDS encoding ABC transporter permease: MIPFLLRRVVQSIPTLFLASLLIFFIIQLAPGDFLTPAKLNPNISPEQIANLERNFGLDRHPIEQYFLWMKNMLFNFDFGLSFMYQQPALDVMKPRIVNSLWLVLLTTVFFYAISIPLGVYGAVRQNSLADKSVNVVLYFLLGFPSFFLALIVIFGILELKRITGGRIDLPFGGMTSAGFNDLSQFRQVLDILSHLLIPALVLAISDAAGLTRVIRGQMLEVMRADYIRTARAKGVSENTAIWKHTFRNAILPIVAGIGSLLPAAISGAGLLEVVFGYPGITPMILEALGAQDLYLIAGFTVIGTVLLILGNALSDILLAVVDPRIKVG
- a CDS encoding ABC transporter substrate-binding protein — its product is MKKILTLALALSVGTAAAQSQSTFTWPNAWTAEPNTANKRGGELRLAQFSDFKSFNPFTSSEADSIPIRMGSGSGLFTQDPRNDEFIPYMAAAPAVISNNNKRFVVKIRQGMKFSDGKDITVDDFITTWKIHTDDKVGSNSRDSFFLAGKPITLKKIDNYTIQFDFPQTSASALGIMSFTPWPDHIFGAAYRSGGADAVKKLWTLATPASQIVSPGTWTLESYRAGERTVFKKNTYWGDWNKDSRGQELPYLNTMSVRIFADANAQLAAFLAGQVDTVPMRNADDLAQTKRAIDNGSLKAFLKANASPQATSQWITFNWNKDGDAAKQKLFRDVRFRRAMSHIANRDAMVQLALGGLGTPTYYSVYPIFRQQIDAGVAAGAPQYKYNLAEASRLLAQLGYSKKNAQGYLQNSAGKVLEFNLSTNAGNTVREQLGRIFADEAKKVGVKVNFTPIDFNALVSQLTAKGENRPFDAILLGLSGGSNVWSFGNNVVPCGSNLHSYNNPTSGKCLTSQEQLMTKLYYQGDAELNDARRRAIGAQLMKTEGELQPVIYLVGANFHVAFNERLGGEFPAAMMDAYYGHRFNALTFIK
- the secG gene encoding preprotein translocase subunit SecG, whose amino-acid sequence is MILNLFIVLFALACLALVFFVLLQVPKQAGLSASMASGGSLLGGRGVEGGLIRITSVLGGFFMLLALLISFVSR
- a CDS encoding metal-binding protein codes for the protein MARVPSGRVHNLINIAAYSVLAAATLVASRLEAVVVTPAQGLWFTLAYAAGTFLLSPDLDLAEGRVDSKRHWGVLGVLWVPYGMLFSHRGWSHTWLVGPLTRLLYVALIVALVLGLLTYLVPGLTLPTLPEPLSWKVAAPLLVGYYLSQWLHLMADGVRPDHGARRVRRK
- a CDS encoding S8 family serine peptidase, giving the protein MPNLLPRLPGLLLLTALLAACNPTPTPSDALDARTVPLAQAASGSTSVPFAGQWRVTDRPDWLSVTPLSGQGNVTLTITADRAAATPLKANQSELSGQIKIEWTSGTGSAAKSGAALWTVTAQQFELGGRLVAPAQAQGQDAQSAASLRTQAPAGAARGIIVKYRSASLKAQSDAALDALQGGRRALEAAGLRVMAASPLGAASARLEVANVDAALAALRADPQVEYAVPNAVLSAQAQPVVPSDQFASLQWAYPLMGYGGVWRDMEAGGYTKPVTVAVVDTGVRFDHPDLKGQLWGPGEGALDVLPFTAGDAQTSPYDSGDGDGPDTDPTDPTVQGRTTGSHGTHVTGIIAARWGDNGVPCDGCSQTGVVGASYKANIKVLPIRVLDAQGNTSEADVISAVRYAAGLPVTLGTTTYRNPHPAQVINLSLGGDISADTARPMCDAIAEARSAGSLVIAAAGNGYGTSPYYPAACSAAVAVGSVTLSGGSAPQRSKFSNAYPEVQLSAPGGAEPYGGNRFNGGTLNGQPFPDVILSTDWDYVKNQPNYAAQVGTSQASPQVAALAALLLSKGVTTGPADTLARLVATATDLGAQGRDDQFGYGMVNAAAALNAPAVSSTLGLRLQSARGLTFQPAVDALGRFQAYLGDGTYRVIGGLDTDGNGIYGEAHEKRVEREVTLAPASPRVDVGDLQPR
- a CDS encoding MDR family oxidoreductase, with amino-acid sequence MSTLPATFRALRVQQDDQGTHAEFQTLPLSALPAGDVVVAVSHSSLNYKDGLAVLGHPGVLKAHPMTPGIDLAGTVLEDRSGRWAPGAPVLLTGWGIGERQDGGYAELARVCPDWLVALPPGTTPHWAMSVGTAGFTAMLAVLALEAAGLKSGQGEVLVTGAAGGVGSTAVALLAAAGHEVVASTGRPEEAAYLHDLGAARVIGREEVSGLTRPLEKERWAGVVDTVGGATLAGAYASTRTHGSVAVCGLAGGHDLRTTVFPLILRGVNLLGVDSVTCPAERREAAWARLARDLPAARLAPITQTRGLSEVPTLAPEILAGRVRGRTVIDVRR